The Camelina sativa cultivar DH55 chromosome 16, Cs, whole genome shotgun sequence sequence TCGAATGcatatcaataaaatatattttggtaattAAGGCAGACTACATATTTTGAAACGAATGaatcttcaatatttttttattagaaattatGTCAAATACTTTAcagaaacatatatacatatataatacatataattctttataaaataactataactataaataagttatcttatataaaaataaatataggcATATATATAAGTTCTTACATCTTAACTCTGTTTTGCAAagacaatatattttattgcaAACTATAAGAACTAAAGTTAATGTTTATTATGAAAaacgaaaataattttttgtaaagACTTATCAGTGAGTTATGATTTATTCCTGAGatgttaaaatctaattttgtaAGTgtgttcaaatattttaaaatgtaactttGAGTTTATAATTGAgatttagaattaatattttataattaaatgagattatatatcagtttgaaTTTAACTAacttaatattttcaatatatttttatttaatttttaatatttatttaaatttaattttcacaAATATTGTcattctagatttttttttgttttactaagAGTGCCACTCTACaatttctctgtgttttttaCACTAAGTTTCTTAATTTATCCTTAAAACTCATTTTCATTgaattcaaattattatttattagaatataaaggcaaacatgtataattttttttaatttatgtgaattatgtcaaaataatactttttatgAAACCGAAATAATATGACATAGCATTTATTCattgcgtaaaaaaaaaaaagaatgaaggaGTTCATTATTGCTAAGGGTGAACCCAAGTAACCCAAGTATCATTCCTCTAGTTGAGACTCCAATAGATATGCTTTTATACACACAGATCGAAAACGTGTTTTAACTActtaagtaattattttttctaaactagCATATCCAAAATCACCCACGTAACAAATTATCTTACAATCCGGTCTGAACCTTTGGGTATGACCGTAGGATCAACAAATACAAATCTCTTAGAATTGGATTATAACTCAAATTAAAGTTTGTAATAGGCATCttggttattattttttgaaattgcaTTTGTTAACTCTTTCCCTATTTGGGCTACCATTACCAATTATGGTGTGATATTTTTAGTTAACGtgtgtttgaccaaaaaataaaattcaaagccCCCGTGGTAAGGACTTGCCTCTTTAGTCTCTATATAAGGAGTCATCATAAGGTTGTCGTAACATGCAACAATTTAGCGTATCTTCTATTTAAAGATATTTTCATAGTTAGtcctatttaataaaaaaaataagaaaaatattccATACTTAGAAAGCAGCAAATCAGCAACATACAATATTTCAATTCTCTTAAGAGTGATATGTTGTGGGCATTTTGCATTTTGGTTTCTCTACTTGTGACAAGGGTCACAACTTGGGTTTACAAATGGAGGAACCCCAAATGCAGAGGGAAGCTTCCACCAGGTTCTATGGGCATACCCCTTCTTGGTGAAACGATTTCTTTCTTCAAACCTTACACAAATTCAGACATCCAACCTTTTATCAAAGAGAGGGTTGTAAAGTGAGTATATTTACTTCTTTCTTGCAGAGTTGTATACTTTtgtatttctaaatatatatctatgaaAACTGAAGTGAAATCCTTACACATTTCGTGGCTTGCATGCAGGTACGGGCCAATATTCGAGACCAGTCTTGTGGGGATACCAGTTATTGTAGCAACAGACCCtgattttagttattttgtgCTCAACCAAGAAGGTCAATGTTTCAAGAATTGGTATCCTGACACTTTCACTGAAATCTTTGGAAAGCAGAATCTGGCAACATTACATGGGTTCCTATATAAGTACCTCAAGCACATGATCTTGAGTCTCTTTGGCCATGAAAGTCGCAAGAAGATGCTTCCTGAAATTGAGCAAAATGTTTGTAAGAAGTTAGAGCTCTGGTCAACTCAAAATTCAATTGAGCTGAAAGATTCAACGGCAAGCGTAAGTTCCAAGTAACATAATTTCCACTTTTCTCTGTATCGAACTTTCctaattaagtttcttttctgTTAGTTGATACTGGATCGCACCACGAAAAAGTTGATGGGCCATAGTCCAGGAAATTCCTCAGAGAATCTAAAGGAATGCTTTGCTGCGTTCATTGATGGTTTGATCTCCTTCCCTATCAACATCCCGGGGACAGCTTATCACAAGTGCCTAAAGGTTATTATACTTAGCCACAATTCATGGTGTGTCTTTTTATTGTAAAGCAATTCATAGTACCCAAGCTTAAAAATTGGTGACTGGTTCAGGGTAGGGAAAGGGCAATGAAAATGTTGAGGGATATGCTTCAGGAGAGATATGAGAAGCCAAGGGAGAATCCAAGTGATTTCTTTGATTATGTCATTGAAGAGCTTAATAAAGAAGGGACACCTCTGACAGAAGAAATTGCACTAGACTTGATGTTTGTGTTGGTTTTTGCCAGCTTCGAGACAACATCTTTTTCATTAACTTTAGCCATCAAGTTCCTCTCAGACGACCCTTCAATTCTAAAACGTCTAACGGTCagtaaaatgaaaaacacaTTTCTCTAAATAAGCTGATGTAATTATACCAAAAGTTAAAAAACTATTAATCTCAAACAGGAAGAGCATGAGGCAATTCTGAGAAACCGTGAAGATGCTGACTCTGGACTTACTTGGAAAGAATATAAATCAATGACATACACATTTCAGGTAGATTACTAATTGTGTCAATCTCCTCTAAGGTAGGTAGATTATAATACGTATCCTTATCTAACTAAATGTTATACCTTAATAATGCAGTGCATAAACGAAACAGCGAGACTAGCGAATTTAGCCCCTGCAATCTTCAGAAAAGCCTTGGTAGATACCCAATATGAAGGTACGATCAACAAAGCAACAACACAAAATAGTTGGATTGATATCAGTTGCCCTATATGACTATATCCAAATTAATCACTTTGTCAAAATGGTTGCAGGTTATCTTATTCCAGCTGGTTGGACAGTGATGGTATGTCCTCCAGCTATACATTTGAATCCAGAAATCTATGAAGATCCACTTGTCTTCAATCCATCTAGATGGGAAGTGAGTTCACCAAAATCttctacatacatatatatgactTGTACTCTAAGTAACCTGAAAAggttttcaaaacaaaactaaatcaaaCTGGTGAAATATTACAGGGATCAAAATATACAAATGCATCAAAGACATTCATGGCATTTGGTGGTGGAATGAGATTCTGTATCGGAACTGACTTTAGCAAACTCCAAATGGCAGTTTTCCTTCATAGCTTGGTCACAAAATACAGGTTCAATAAGGCTgctcttctgtttcttttttttttttgttgatttaaagAGATAATTATGGTTACTaatatttgcaattttgtttcttggatTTCCATCAGATGGGAGGAGATCAGTGGAGGAAACGTACGTCGAAGTCCTGGATTGCAATTTCcaaatggttatcatgtgaAACTCAAGAAGAAAGAGGTCTAGAGAAAGTTAGATTGAAGCAAAGGAGGAACAATCTACAAGACCTAAGATGCATAATACAAAATGTGTGTACTATTGACCAAATTAAAGGAATTTATTTCCAATTTAAGCTCATGTTTTCCCTGTGAACTTTAGCAAATCAATTtctataatgaaaaaaaaaaaaaattctataatgaAACATTGGTTGAGATAAAATGCCTTTAATCCAATAATACAAATTATGTACTTAAGACAGTTTTGAGAAGTATGGTTTtcaaatgtaataaaaatacaCTCTTTTATGGTTTtcaaatgtaataaaaatacactcttttgtttctatccctttttttttacacaagaCGAATTTTGTAATGTACAGATATAAAGTAATCAAAGACTAGAGAGATCAAAGATATTAAATGTTAACAAGATCACATATAAAAGCTTATACTgtatatgattatgatgatggcgatgatgatggtgattaGCATGTCCATTTAGAAGTTGGGAAACAGCTGAGGTAATGACACCATTTGCAATGTTTGTTCCCATTCTCTCCTTTGAACAGCATCACTAATCCAACAGTTAACCCAACCACAAGTACAACCGCTGCAACTATGAACAGCACGTACTGGTACATGCTATACTTGCGTTTGTTTCGCGTAGAGTTGGTGCGGGAAGCTTCCCAACCGTACTGTGGTCGGACAAGGAGGACAAACCCGAGGCAGAATCCGGTTAAAAACCCTCCGATGTGTGCGAAATTGTCGACCCGAGGAAGCATTCCTAGTGCTAAGTTGATTGCAATGATGAACAGAAGAGTGACCAGAGCAGCTGCCTGCAAATAAATACTGTTAAGAGAGggtatatataaaccaaacctGAACCTATATGCTaagaccaaaaccaaaactgaGCAAAAATGTGTTTAGATTAGAATCTgaagaaccaaatcaaaagcttcagatgaataaaaaatgaaccaaatcaaaagaaCCCAAAACTGCttcaaatgaataaaaaatgaatttcatATGGTTTCAGTTTCAGATATGTCAAAGTTTCGGTTAAGGCTGGTTTAGTGGAAAGGACATAAGTACCTTGTTGGCATAGATAGTCCAATTGGTGAGAAGTTCAGATAACATTGCTCCAAGAAGTCCAAAGAGAGCACCCGAGGCACCAACAGAGATACTTTCTTGAAGGAAAAGCGATGAAAGTATGCTTCCACCGAGACCCGATACTAAGTAGATAAGCCCAACTCTTACTACACACGGCCGTGATAAAGATAAAATGTATCagttgatgatgaaaaaattGATCTATAACTTTCATGGGAAAGGCAAAGGCAAAAAGACTTACTGAAGCCAAACTGCTGCTCAAGGCGGATACCAATGAAGATCAAACTCAACATATTGGTAAGAAGATGAATGATGCCAGCGTGAAGCCACATACAAGTGAGAAGTCTCCATCCTTGATGTTCATGTACTACTTTCCTCCATTCCAATGCTCCCATTTTCTCCAATCTAAAACAAGGATCAAGagaaaaactaaatcaaacaccaagcaaacaagaacaaaaagtaaaacaagGAACCACAAATTAACCATCACAAGAGACATTCACAGAACATTTTGACAATGAAACCTAAACAACTTCAATTGGATCCATAAGTTGCTTAGTCCAATTCTAGAAAAGAGAAGTCTTCAATTGGGATACGTATGAACCGACAAATTCTAGCCAGGCTAGATGTATAAGTACTAAatgaaaaaatggaaactttgaGAAACCCCACAAGCTGGAGCTCATTGTCCAAGCCACTACAGACGCTAGAGATCAAACTCAATTGcaaatttaaatacaaaaagatTGAGACTTTTAAGGTCCAGAAAGATCAAACTTGTTTTGCTAGTCAATCAGATTCACGAATTCAAGAATCTCAAGCTTCAACCACAATATTActgaataaaaatgaaaactttgagCTCAATTAGAGAGATCAAACCAAATTGcgaattagaaaacaaaaaaaaaattgagacttTTGAGATACCCAGAAGATAAAAACTTGAATCTGGagctttttaaaagtaaacttacgttgaagaagaaggaccaaAGAGAGGATTCTCTTTAAGTGGCTGAAACGAGAATCTACCGAGGAATCTCGCAACACACTCTTTGTTAGCTCCTGTGATTTTCTTAGGACAATCATTAACAAACATCACAGCGACGAAGACGGCGAGATTCGCCACTACAATAGCCGGAATCAACCACGAAGTCCAATGAGTTTCGCCGGAAGACTCATCGTAGAAATAGTTGTTGTTATtagctcctctgtttctcttccCTCCTCTCTCAACATCTCTGTTCGCCATTAtttactctgtttctctttaTCACAAAATCTCAAGAGCTAGCTcgtttgttatataaaaatccGAAACTTGGATTAAACGGATCAAATACGGAATTCAGGAGAAGTAGCTTAGAAGAAAGAGAGCACGAAGATGAattagaaggaagaagaagaagaagattgagacaGAGTATCAGTAATTAGGGTTAAAGTTGTAACCTTtaaagaaacacacaaacaaaaacgttttttttttttaatacgatTTTTGAACCATTGAATTTATGTTAAAAAGGTGAGTGCAATTAAAAAGACTTTATTAGGTCTGTGTgtatctatctatctttatCGATGTGTGTAgagaaaataaagtaattaaaacAGAGCTTTGGTGGTGTGTCAATGGCGAGTTAGGCGGTGGTGCCAGCTCCTCCCTCTCCTTAGGTTTTGCAAGTTTCTATTTTGAGTATAAAACAACTCAACACCTGCGATTGTACTATATAATACTGTATACAATTCTGAAATTTCGAAGggttctattattatttttgactgggaaaatttctaaaaaataccTCATGTTATTTAATTTGAACATTTAATATACCTAATTATTTTGcttaaatacaatttttaatgattttaacaaattttgttcAAGAAACGTAAACGCGTGTTGTAGATCTGTGAATTAGTAAAATACTCATAAGAAATTTTGTCTAGTCTCTTtgtaagtttttattattatatcagcCATACGTCATTCTTTCGATAAGCATAACTTATTCTAGACTATTTAATTTAGGACAATTATATGAGTATTCAATAACGATCAATATCATAAACATGTTGTCCTGAATAAAACGACGATATGTATTGGGATCCCCATGTAGTAGATATCTTGTACAAATTCATGTGCACTTTGGTTTTGTGACATCTctcattagaagaaaaaaaaaattaataatcaggCATGTGTGTTGCGTCCATGCATTTTAAAGTAGGAccatatatagatattttcaaattacaATCCAAGAAATTAAGGTCCACGCGGTTTCAACTTGATTAGGGATACACACCATTGACATTAATAATCCATCATCCAACACCACAAAGCTCTTTTTAAAGTAACAAGTGTATATAGAAGGAAATCTACAATTTCGTGGCCAAGATTTTTGAGCCAAACTAATAATATGACATCAAATTATACaatcaatttttacttttaactagGAAAACTCATGTTTTTGCATTTGGTTTCATAGATTTTGGTTTGATCGTTACTATTAATACTACCATTTATTTGATTCACCTTTTGTATTTTACtatcttctgttttttcttctttaatactaatatttCTCTACGGATCAGTAAGTCACAATCTTAATTTCAAGGCTTCTCATGAAATAATTTTTACAGTAAACATGAAATTATCCACATGTTTGCTATCAACTTTTGTCAACAACAAACGACGGCAAACCATCTTTGCTAgaccaaatataatataatcaaagaaaaaaaccatgaCTTGgcataaatgaaagaaaaggaTTTTGATCTAGCAAAGAtggtttaataatttttcatgGGACGAGATATTAGcttgtttgatataaaaataccaaattggttAGGAAGATTACTGAATTAAGCTTCAATGATAAATTAGAAAGGGTTTGTTTGCATACTAGTACATTTTGGAAACTTAATTGGCAAACTAATACATTTActattcaaaattgaaaaactaGGTGTTGTATAATAGAGAATGTGTGAGATAGGAGAGATTGTGGGACATAGGTTTAGATGAGAAGATTACCAAAAGGAGTATGTGTGTGGGtgtgaaataaagttttttatttctttcaatcataattattcaaataattgttaatataattttttttagaaatttctttttagatacaaaaaaaaatctatattttttctttataatttgataagaattttatttcataatttatatatatatatatatacatcttatgTATCTCTACACTTTATTTAGTGTACAAATGTCTATACACTTTATTAAGTTTACAAACACACAatattaagtgtacatatgtaatttgaACAAAACCATTGTGATACAAATATCTTAAAccctaagaattaaacaaattacacaaattaCATCTATACACTAATAATGTGTAcggacatctgtacacttaataatgtgtacatacATTTGTATACTTATTaatgtgtacggatacaaaatttgtaaaaaatatttaaagttatcaaataaaattatcaaacaaaaaatatatcaaattataaagaaaaaaaacagagatttttatacatttttaaaattttcaaaaatcaattttaattacccagcattttgtttttaagattgtagggagcatatattaaaaaaaaatcaccgaCTCAATGACGTTGttgtaaatataaaatgttGATGAGGGTTGAAAGGTCATGTGAACAgtagaaaacagtaaaaaatgTGGAATTTgctaattgtaaatagtgattgtactaattttacaattatgttttgaaaagtGTCTATTTTTCCAAATAACACAATTAGAAAAACATTGACAAGCAACCGGTTTATGTTTAAACAGTTCCAAGGTCTGTCAGAATTATCTATCAAACAGCAAAAATTAAGGGTTTGTTAGCATTTTAGTATATTTCTAAAACTTAATtatgaaaaacatatattcactatttaaaattggaaaaataggGTGGTGTGAGATAGAAGTAGGAAGAGATAGAAAATTGGGTGGGACATTGTGATTGGGAGAAGATTACATAAAGGGCATGGTCGAAAGTTACGAGGAAGAAAGAATAGAGATAGATGGAGAGTGGGAAGGAGGAGAGAGATTCTGTGGgccttaagatttttttttcttctttattatattcTACACAATCTAGAAACATAAATATTagctaattaaaatttgttatctaaaaatttttagatatataaaaatatatgttttttctttataatttgatatgtattttgtttgatgattttatttgataatgttaaatatttgtttacaaattttgtattttgtacaCATTACGGATGcatgtacacattattaaatgtACGGATGcatgtacacattattaagtgtacagatgcatgtacatattattaagtgtacagatgtaatttgtttaattcttagggTACAGACCTCTGAAACCCAATTGGCTTATTTGCATGTACCccaatggttttgtaaaaattacatctgtacacattattaatgtgtacagacatctatacacttaataaggtgtatagacatctgtacacttaaaaatgtgtacggatacaaaatatttatataatttatttaaaaactgttaattaaaattcataccaaattgtaaagaaaaatatagaatcctaaaataaaatttttattaatttatttgaaaaatcaagaaaatagaagaaaatggaaaacaatggcatgtaatgtaattaagtagaatcTTTAATGACAAAAATGGACGTGGAAATAGTTGAACAGTGGTGAATGTGTTTTTTCCCAATtgtaaatagtgaatgtatgTGTTTcctaattatgtttgaaaaatgtatCATTTTGCCAAATATCTCAAAAATTAATGAGAACGGTTTATCCACAAACCGGCAACAAATCAGTTTAGATATAAACCGGCAACCGGTTCGTCACTAGAGATAAGTGAACGTTACCTAAGCTAAAGTTTCTCTTGTTGTTTGAACCAGGTTGTTACCTGTTAGTCAAACATTCATCAACACATACCACACTTACTAGTCATGCTTCATTAATATTGGTTTCAATTCCGTACCTTACCTTTCCATACATTACTGAATGTATTTTTTAGTTGTTGAGTGTGGAGTGTGGAGTGTGGAGTGTGGAGTGTGGACGAAATCACAGCAACCCGTCAAAAGTCGTAAACACCAACTAAGTCTAAACAAGAtgaaaaattctaaaatctatatattacaTCCTCACGAAACAAATGGAAACCAACTTTATCTAATTACCATCTAATACCTTTGTGATCTACCTTTTTCAAGTTTTCCAccagcaaaaaaaacaatatggcAAACGGCCATCTTCAAGATCAGTTAACCACTTGTTTAACCAAAGAAACACAACAATTTGACGAAGTGAGCTTGCAAGCGGAGACGATCTTATACATCATGCCATTCGCCATGGTTTTCAAAGCCGCTTTGGAGCTTGGCGTCATTGACATGATTGCTTCCGTAGATGATGGTGTGTGGCTCTCTTCTTCCGAGATCACGCTCGGTCTCCCAACCAAGCCCACCAATCCGGAGGCACCGGTATTGCTGGACCGGATGCTGGTTTTATTAGCGAGCCATGCAATCTTGAAGTACCGTATGGTGGAAACCGGAGAGAATGGTAGAAGTGAAAAGATGGAGAGGGTCTATGCAGCTGAACCGGTTTGCAAGTTTTTCTTGAACCAGGGAGATGGCTCCGGTTCTTTCGCCCCTCTGTTCATGTTGCTCCAAAGCGAACTCTGTTTTAAAACCATGTACGAATATTACTAAATGAACCGGTGAACAACAAAATGTTATACTATTCATAGTATCATTAATGAAAAatggattaattattttttttacaggaCACATCTCAAGGATTTGATATTAGAAGGAAAAGATGCATTCAGCTCTGCTCATGGCATGAAAGTTTTCGAATACATAGGTTCCAACGAACGGTTCTCTGAGATGTTTAACCAGGGAATGTCGGAAGCTTCCATAATGATCGTGAAGAAGGTTTTAGAAGTTTACAGAGGATTTGAAGATGTGAATACTTTGGTGGACGTGGGAGGAGGAAATGGAACCAACATGAGTCTAGTCACTTCCAAGTATCCTCATATTAAAGGCATCAATTTCGATCTAGCCTCGGCTTTAGTTCATGCTCCTCTTTATCCAGGCATACCACTAGCTGAAAAAAGTACAAGTTGTATTTTGAAGTGCTCGTACGTTTTGATAACTATATCTCTTTAAATTGTTATAATAGGAGTGGAGAATGTCTCAGGAGATATGTTTACAGAAATTCCAAAAGGAGATGCCATCTTCATGAAAGTaagttcctctatatatatataatcattcatatatatataatattgccAACCATATATGTactaacaataaaataaaatggacatataaattaaattcaGTGGATACTACATGATTGGAATGATGAAGACTGTGTAAAGATTCTGAAAAATTGCTGGAGAAGTCTTCCCAAGAAAGGAAAAGTGATAATAGTTGAGATGATTACCCCAAAAACACCAAAGAGCAACGACTCTTATTCTAACGTTGTGTTAGCCGTGGACATCGTGATGTTAACACATTGCTCAGGTGGTAAGGAGAGGTCTCTTCCGCAATTCGAGAGTTTAGCCTTTCAGTCAGGTTTCCTTCGTTGTGAAGTCATATGTCTTGCCTATTCGTACTATGTTATCGAATTACACAAATAGATACGATGTTTTTACCAAGTAAAAATAAGACTAGCTAGTCTCCTCAATGTGGAcactacatatatttttaaagcaCACATGATGACAAGCTCATGTAATTCTTGTCTACAAGCCCATCTATAGACTATAGCCCATGTAATTAGGTTTCTACCAAGTGGATTCATCATTTATATGAGTGTAATGAATATCAATGAGTAATTAGGACACTTCTCCAAAATTAAATTAGGTCGCTACGATTACGCATGTAACTAAATTAAACAGCTTACAAAAACATTATGTGGTAGAAATATAAATGGGAAGCCTTTGAGGGTTTTACCCCTACCcattaattaaatcatttctTGTAAACCAAGCCTCACTCTATATTCACTATGATCCCAAATGATTTTGCACTTGCGATTTATAACGTTTAGTTATTTTGATAAAATCTTAACTCTTTTTCCCTCTCTATTCGAGCCCCAGTGCTCGCTAGCAAAAGCTTATATCTGTTAATTATTTCCATCATATAACCACATTCCTAGAGTTTTATACCcatacttttttaatttctgtgttATTGCAATAGAACAATGAG is a genomic window containing:
- the LOC104752978 gene encoding RHOMBOID-like protein 2, encoding MANRDVERGGKRNRGANNNNYFYDESSGETHWTSWLIPAIVVANLAVFVAVMFVNDCPKKITGANKECVARFLGRFSFQPLKENPLFGPSSSTLEKMGALEWRKVVHEHQGWRLLTCMWLHAGIIHLLTNMLSLIFIGIRLEQQFGFIRVGLIYLVSGLGGSILSSLFLQESISVGASGALFGLLGAMLSELLTNWTIYANKAAALVTLLFIIAINLALGMLPRVDNFAHIGGFLTGFCLGFVLLVRPQYGWEASRTNSTRNKRKYSMYQYVLFIVAAVVLVVGLTVGLVMLFKGENGNKHCKWCHYLSCFPTSKWTC
- the LOC104752980 gene encoding indole glucosinolate O-methyltransferase 4-like, whose protein sequence is MANGHLQDQLTTCLTKETQQFDEVSLQAETILYIMPFAMVFKAALELGVIDMIASVDDGVWLSSSEITLGLPTKPTNPEAPVLLDRMLVLLASHAILKYRMVETGENGRSEKMERVYAAEPVCKFFLNQGDGSGSFAPLFMLLQSELCFKTMTHLKDLILEGKDAFSSAHGMKVFEYIGSNERFSEMFNQGMSEASIMIVKKVLEVYRGFEDVNTLVDVGGGNGTNMSLVTSKYPHIKGINFDLASALVHAPLYPGVENVSGDMFTEIPKGDAIFMKWILHDWNDEDCVKILKNCWRSLPKKGKVIIVEMITPKTPKSNDSYSNVVLAVDIVMLTHCSGGKERSLPQFESLAFQSGFLRCEVICLAYSYYVIELHK
- the LOC104752979 gene encoding cytochrome P450 87A3-like, which translates into the protein MLWAFCILVSLLVTRVTTWVYKWRNPKCRGKLPPGSMGIPLLGETISFFKPYTNSDIQPFIKERVVKYGPIFETSLVGIPVIVATDPDFSYFVLNQEGQCFKNWYPDTFTEIFGKQNLATLHGFLYKYLKHMILSLFGHESRKKMLPEIEQNVCKKLELWSTQNSIELKDSTASLILDRTTKKLMGHSPGNSSENLKECFAAFIDGLISFPINIPGTAYHKCLKGRERAMKMLRDMLQERYEKPRENPSDFFDYVIEELNKEGTPLTEEIALDLMFVLVFASFETTSFSLTLAIKFLSDDPSILKRLTEEHEAILRNREDADSGLTWKEYKSMTYTFQCINETARLANLAPAIFRKALVDTQYEGYLIPAGWTVMVCPPAIHLNPEIYEDPLVFNPSRWEGSKYTNASKTFMAFGGGMRFCIGTDFSKLQMAVFLHSLVTKYRWEEISGGNVRRSPGLQFPNGYHVKLKKKEV